TGCTCATGCCAGGGAGCGATCTGCTTGTGGAAGGCTTCGGTCTTCTTGGAATCGGGCAGCACTTCGTTGAACTGTTCGAGCACCACGCGCGCGTCACCCACGATGGGGATCTGAATCTCCACGTTCTTGGAGATGCTTGCCGGGTCGACGTCCACGTGGATGAAGTCGGCATGAACGGCGAATTTCTCCAGCTTGCCGGTCACGCGATCGTCGAAGCGCACGCCCACGGCCATGATCACGTCGGCGTTGCTCATGGCCATGTTGGCACGGTAGGTCCCGTGCATCCCCAGCATGTCGAGCGAGAGCGGAGCACCCATGGGGAAGCATCCGAGCCCCATCAGCGTCTGGGTCACCGGGATGTTGAGCGCGCGGGCAAACTTGCTGAGTTCCTCGGCGCCGTTGGAGAGGATCACGCCGCCCCCCACGTAGAGCACGGGCTTTTTCGCGCGCAGGAGCCGGTCCATGGCCTTCTTGACCTGCTTCATGTGGCCCTGAACGGTGGGCTTGTAGCTGGGAATGTCCACGCTCTCGGGCCAGTGGAACTTGCACTTGTCGGCGGTGATGTCCTTGGGAATGTCCACCACCACCGGGCCCGGGCGACCGGTGCTCGCAATGTAGAAGGCTTCGCGGATGATGCGCGCCAGGTCCTTCACATCGGTCACCATGAAGTTGTGCTTGGTCACCGGGCGGGTGATGCCGAGCGTGTCGGCCTCCTGGAAGGCGTCGTTGCCGATGAGCGTGCTGGGCACCTGCCCGGTAAAGCACACCATCGGGATCGAATCCATGTAGGCGGTGGCAAGACCCGTGACCGCGTTGGTCGCGCCGGGGCCGGAAGTAACGAGCGCAACGCCCACCTTCCCGCTCGCGCGCGCGTAGCCATCGGCCATGTGCACCGCGCCCTGTTCGTGGCGGGTGAGCACATGATTCATCTTGCGCTTGTAGATCTCATCGTAGATGTGGAGAACCGCCCCTCCGGGATACCCGAAGAAGGTGTCCACACCCTCGCGTGTCAGTGATTCACAAAAAATCTCGGCGCCGGTCATTTCCATCCGAAACACCCTCCGGCCGGGCGGGATCTCCGCACGGCCACTCGAAGTTTTCACCGCGGATGCTGCCGCGGCAGGCAAAGGCTGTGATCGCTGGATTTGCGCGAGG
The Chrysiogenia bacterium genome window above contains:
- the ilvB gene encoding biosynthetic-type acetolactate synthase large subunit: MEMTGAEIFCESLTREGVDTFFGYPGGAVLHIYDEIYKRKMNHVLTRHEQGAVHMADGYARASGKVGVALVTSGPGATNAVTGLATAYMDSIPMVCFTGQVPSTLIGNDAFQEADTLGITRPVTKHNFMVTDVKDLARIIREAFYIASTGRPGPVVVDIPKDITADKCKFHWPESVDIPSYKPTVQGHMKQVKKAMDRLLRAKKPVLYVGGGVILSNGAEELSKFARALNIPVTQTLMGLGCFPMGAPLSLDMLGMHGTYRANMAMSNADVIMAVGVRFDDRVTGKLEKFAVHADFIHVDVDPASISKNVEIQIPIVGDARVVLEQFNEVLPDSKKTEAFHKQIAPWHEQIAKWEATHPLAYTHNETGAIKPQFMIEELQRLTKDRDPIVVADVGQHQMWAAQYFKFQKPRKWLNSGGLGTMGFSLPAAIGAQFACPDDLVLCIAGDGCIQMCIQELIVAAEYKLPIKIFIANNSCLGMVRQWQEFFYEKRYSEVLWQKEPEWVKLAEAFGAIGFDVDKVENFEKVAEEALASPQPAMVNVRVTQDENVYPMVPAGGALDEMLVFEPPA